One region of Candidatus Methylomirabilota bacterium genomic DNA includes:
- the galT gene encoding galactose-1-phosphate uridylyltransferase: MSELRKDPVVGRWVIIAADRARRPSDFGPEPARPRLTNCAFCAGHEDTTPPEILAGRPPGGEPNGPGWSFRVVANKFPALRIEGELEPSGEGAFDRMNGIGAHEVVIESPEHAASLTTMSVDAVADILLAFRERVLDLKKDARFQYVLIFKNHGEAAGASLEHPHSQLIATPIIPIMVGEELAGAAKYYEMKERCVWCDILRQERRGRRRLVLDADGFAVLAPFAPRFPFETWILPARHRSAFEESGVDDLRALAGVLRDFLGRMNRTLNDPPFNFMLHSAPLHEPTLDHFHWHLEIIPKLTRIAGFEWGSGFFINPVAPEDAAAALREAGE; the protein is encoded by the coding sequence ATGTCTGAGCTGCGGAAGGATCCCGTCGTCGGGCGGTGGGTGATCATCGCCGCCGACCGCGCCCGGCGGCCGTCCGACTTCGGGCCCGAGCCCGCCCGGCCGCGACTGACGAACTGCGCGTTCTGCGCCGGCCACGAGGACACGACGCCGCCCGAAATCCTGGCCGGCCGGCCGCCCGGCGGGGAGCCCAACGGGCCGGGCTGGTCGTTCCGCGTCGTCGCCAACAAGTTCCCCGCGCTGCGCATCGAGGGCGAGCTCGAGCCCTCGGGCGAGGGCGCGTTCGACCGGATGAACGGCATCGGCGCCCACGAGGTCGTCATCGAGTCGCCCGAGCACGCGGCGTCGCTGACCACGATGTCCGTGGATGCCGTGGCCGACATCCTGCTCGCCTTTCGGGAGCGCGTGCTGGATTTGAAGAAGGACGCCCGGTTCCAGTACGTCCTGATCTTCAAGAACCACGGGGAGGCGGCCGGCGCCTCGCTCGAGCACCCGCACTCCCAGCTCATCGCGACGCCCATCATCCCGATCATGGTGGGCGAGGAGCTGGCCGGCGCCGCCAAGTACTACGAGATGAAGGAGCGCTGCGTGTGGTGCGACATCCTGCGCCAGGAGCGCCGGGGCCGGCGGCGCCTCGTCCTCGACGCCGACGGCTTCGCGGTCCTGGCCCCGTTCGCCCCGCGGTTTCCCTTCGAGACATGGATCTTGCCCGCGCGCCATCGCTCGGCGTTCGAGGAGTCGGGCGTGGACGACCTGCGCGCGCTGGCGGGCGTGCTGCGGGACTTCCTGGGGCGCATGAATCGCACGCTCAACGACCCGCCGTTCAACTTCATGCTCCACAGCGCGCCCCTGCACGAGCCCACGCTCGACCACTTCCACTGGCACCTGGAGATCATCCCGAAGCTGACCCGCATCGCCGGATTCGAGTGGGGCAGCGGTTTCTTCATCAATCCGGTCGCGCCCGAGGACGCCGCGGCGGCCCTCCGCGAGGCGGGCGAGTGA
- the plsY gene encoding glycerol-3-phosphate 1-O-acyltransferase PlsY encodes MTTLAAVVAAYLIGAVPVGFLVARAFGIGDIRRQGSGNIGAANVLRTAGRVPALLTLVGDVAKGYVAVAAGGALGGAAPEITASAAVAAIVGNCWSVFLLFRGGKGVATGLGAFLKLVPLATLPAAVTWVAVTMTFRYVSLGSLMAALCVPVGALLFGYPLATVAACAVAATIVVLRHHENIARLLAGSERRLGERRA; translated from the coding sequence GTGACCACGCTGGCCGCGGTCGTCGCCGCGTACCTCATCGGGGCGGTGCCGGTCGGGTTCCTGGTCGCCCGCGCCTTCGGCATCGGCGACATCCGGCGCCAGGGCAGCGGCAACATCGGCGCCGCCAACGTGCTGAGAACCGCGGGGCGGGTGCCGGCGCTGCTCACGCTGGTGGGCGACGTCGCGAAGGGCTACGTCGCCGTCGCCGCCGGCGGAGCGCTGGGGGGCGCCGCGCCGGAAATCACCGCGTCGGCGGCGGTGGCGGCCATCGTGGGCAACTGCTGGTCGGTGTTCCTGCTCTTCCGCGGCGGCAAGGGCGTGGCCACCGGCCTGGGGGCGTTCCTCAAGCTCGTTCCGCTGGCGACCCTGCCCGCCGCCGTCACGTGGGTCGCCGTCACCATGACCTTCCGCTACGTCTCGCTGGGATCCCTGATGGCGGCGCTCTGCGTTCCCGTGGGCGCGCTGCTGTTCGGCTATCCGCTGGCCACGGTAGCCGCCTGCGCCGTCGCGGCGACGATCGTGGTCCTGCGCCATCATGAAAACATCGCTCGGCTGCTGGCCGGCAGCGAGCGCCGACTCGGCGAGCGGCGGGCGTGA
- a CDS encoding NAD(P)H-dependent glycerol-3-phosphate dehydrogenase — translation MTIGVIGGGSWGTALAIHLARAGGAVRLWAREPEVVEGIRNARRNPFYLSDVECPPGIQATGDPGEAVRDAAVVIVVVPSEFFAATLKNVGGIPPDVPIVSATKGLDPERHRRMSEILLERYPGAPLAALSGPTFAREVALGQPTASVVASRDEALAARLQSILGSREFRLYTNRDVPGVEVGGALKNVIAIATGLADGLGLGENARAALITRGLAEITRLAVALGAQARTLAGLAGMGDLVLTCTGSLSRNRGLGIALARGRTQAAVEGETRMIAEGARTVASALALAARHGVSLPICAEVGAVLFDKKPPRDALASLLGRAARPEDD, via the coding sequence GTGACGATCGGCGTCATCGGGGGCGGGAGCTGGGGCACGGCCCTGGCCATCCACCTGGCCCGGGCCGGCGGCGCCGTCCGCCTGTGGGCGCGCGAGCCCGAGGTGGTCGAAGGGATCCGGAACGCGCGGCGGAACCCGTTCTACCTGTCCGACGTCGAGTGCCCGCCCGGCATCCAAGCCACCGGGGATCCGGGCGAAGCGGTGCGGGACGCCGCCGTGGTGATCGTAGTGGTCCCATCCGAGTTCTTCGCGGCCACCCTCAAGAACGTCGGAGGGATCCCGCCGGACGTGCCGATCGTTTCTGCGACGAAGGGCCTCGATCCCGAGCGGCATCGGCGGATGAGCGAGATCCTCCTCGAGCGCTACCCAGGGGCGCCCCTGGCGGCGCTGTCGGGCCCGACCTTCGCCCGCGAGGTCGCGCTGGGGCAGCCCACCGCCTCCGTGGTCGCCTCGCGCGATGAAGCGCTCGCGGCCCGCCTGCAGTCGATCTTGGGCAGCCGGGAGTTCAGGCTCTACACCAACCGCGACGTCCCCGGCGTCGAGGTCGGCGGCGCGCTCAAGAACGTGATCGCCATCGCCACCGGCCTCGCCGACGGCCTCGGCCTGGGGGAGAACGCCCGCGCCGCCCTGATCACCCGCGGCTTGGCCGAGATCACGCGGCTGGCGGTGGCGCTGGGCGCGCAAGCGCGCACGCTGGCCGGCCTGGCCGGGATGGGCGATCTCGTCTTGACCTGCACGGGGAGCCTCTCACGCAACCGGGGGCTCGGCATCGCGCTGGCGCGCGGTAGGACGCAGGCCGCCGTCGAGGGCGAAACGCGCATGATCGCCGAGGGCGCGCGCACGGTCGCCTCCGCGCTGGCGCTGGCCGCCCGCCACGGCGTGAGCCTGCCGATCTGCGCCGAGGTCGGCGCCGTGCTCTTCGACAAGAAACCGCCGCGCGACGCGCTGGCCTCGCTGCTGGGACGCGCGGCGCGGCCGGAGGACGACTGA
- the pgsA gene encoding CDP-diacylglycerol--glycerol-3-phosphate 3-phosphatidyltransferase produces the protein MNLPIGLTLTRIVAVPLLIVFLISSSRVHAAIAAGIFILAALTDWADGVLARRRNQVTTLGTLLDPIADKLLVAAALVSLLQIDKLAAWIVVVIIGRELAVTGLRAVAAGVGVIVPASRLAKWKTVSQYVAITMLIIEKSVGSPAFHMAATTVLWVALGLTVVSAVDYFYRFFRKADYRAIVPGEERWS, from the coding sequence GTGAACTTACCGATCGGTCTCACGCTCACGCGCATCGTCGCCGTCCCGCTGCTGATCGTCTTCCTGATCTCGTCCTCCCGCGTCCACGCGGCGATCGCCGCCGGAATCTTCATCCTGGCCGCGCTCACGGACTGGGCGGACGGCGTGCTGGCGCGGCGGCGCAACCAGGTCACCACGCTCGGCACGCTGCTGGACCCCATCGCCGACAAGCTGCTGGTCGCCGCCGCCCTGGTCTCGCTGCTCCAGATCGACAAGCTGGCGGCGTGGATCGTGGTGGTGATCATCGGACGCGAGCTGGCGGTGACCGGGCTGCGGGCGGTCGCGGCCGGAGTGGGCGTGATCGTCCCCGCCTCGCGCCTGGCGAAGTGGAAGACGGTGAGCCAGTACGTCGCGATCACGATGCTGATCATCGAGAAGAGCGTGGGCTCGCCGGCCTTCCACATGGCCGCCACCACCGTGCTGTGGGTGGCCCTCGGCCTCACGGTCGTCTCCGCCGTGGACTACTTCTACCGCTTCTTCCGGAAGGCCGACTACCGCGCGATCGTGCCGGGCGAAGAACGCTGGTCGTGA